A single genomic interval of Arthrobacter globiformis harbors:
- a CDS encoding FAD-dependent oxidoreductase yields MSATVPGIVEADVAVVGAGPAGLAAAVSAAEAGAGVVVVDAGPQPGGQFWRHRPETVEPNPEGMGHHGWRTYRDLRARFDAARHTGRITYMPGQQVWMAEKADAGFVVRTTPTVTAGLTSGKADGGSTVVARRLVLCPGGYDRQLPVPGWDLPGVMAAGGIQAFIKGNGALPGKRFVIAGTGPFLLPVAAGIAEAGGEVLAVLESSSPKAWLPYLKPAAGVPGKAVEGVEYAAVFARHRIPYRIRTIVTEVLGTGRTSGARTAKVDADSRVRPGTERVYRDVDVVGFGWGFTPQMELPLALGVETRVDADGSLVGVVTERQESSVPGLFLAGEVTGVGGATLAVLEGHTAGASAAAAPEPAAKLQGLRTTARHRRFAEAMHRAHPVPAAWQDWLAPGTTVCRCEEVTAGEITGARDSLGARDARTLKSFTRAGMGWCQGRVCGFAAACLGAGPGAAPTIESLSGAAKRPLAAPVGIGELAALQTTDN; encoded by the coding sequence CAGCCGAGGCCGGAGCCGGCGTCGTGGTTGTGGATGCCGGCCCCCAGCCCGGCGGCCAGTTCTGGCGGCACCGCCCCGAAACCGTGGAGCCCAACCCCGAGGGCATGGGCCACCATGGCTGGCGGACCTACCGGGACCTCCGTGCCCGATTCGACGCCGCCCGCCACACGGGCCGGATCACGTACATGCCCGGCCAGCAGGTCTGGATGGCGGAAAAGGCCGACGCCGGATTCGTTGTCCGCACCACGCCCACCGTGACCGCCGGCCTCACATCCGGGAAGGCCGACGGCGGCAGCACCGTCGTCGCCCGACGCCTCGTTTTGTGCCCCGGCGGCTACGACCGCCAGCTGCCGGTTCCCGGCTGGGACCTGCCCGGCGTGATGGCCGCCGGCGGAATCCAGGCGTTCATCAAGGGCAACGGTGCCCTGCCGGGGAAGCGCTTCGTCATCGCCGGCACGGGTCCGTTCCTTTTGCCGGTGGCGGCGGGCATTGCCGAAGCCGGCGGCGAGGTCCTCGCGGTGCTGGAATCGTCCTCCCCCAAGGCCTGGCTGCCGTACCTCAAGCCAGCCGCGGGTGTGCCCGGCAAGGCCGTTGAGGGTGTGGAGTACGCGGCCGTGTTCGCCCGGCACCGGATCCCGTACCGCATCAGGACCATCGTCACGGAAGTGCTGGGAACCGGCCGCACCTCCGGCGCGCGCACAGCCAAGGTGGACGCAGACAGCCGGGTCCGGCCCGGCACGGAGCGCGTTTACCGGGACGTGGATGTCGTCGGCTTCGGCTGGGGCTTCACACCCCAGATGGAGTTGCCCTTGGCCCTCGGAGTCGAAACCCGCGTGGACGCGGACGGCTCCCTGGTCGGCGTCGTCACCGAGCGCCAAGAGTCCAGCGTCCCCGGCCTGTTCCTTGCCGGGGAGGTCACCGGCGTCGGAGGCGCTACGCTGGCGGTCCTTGAGGGCCACACTGCCGGTGCATCCGCAGCAGCCGCTCCGGAACCCGCCGCGAAGTTGCAGGGCTTGCGTACCACGGCGCGGCACCGGCGCTTCGCCGAGGCTATGCACCGCGCCCACCCCGTGCCCGCCGCCTGGCAGGACTGGCTCGCTCCCGGGACCACCGTGTGCCGCTGCGAAGAGGTCACGGCCGGCGAGATCACCGGGGCCCGGGACAGCCTGGGAGCCCGCGACGCCCGCACCCTCAAATCCTTCACTCGTGCAGGAATGGGCTGGTGCCAGGGCCGCGTCTGTGGTTTCGCGGCCGCCTGCCTGGGCGCTGGCCCGGGCGCTGCTCCCACCATTGAGAGCCTGTCCGGCGCCGCAAAACGGCCTCTGGCTGCACCTGTGGGGATCGGCGAACTCGCCGCCCTCCAAACCACGGACAACTGA
- a CDS encoding aldehyde dehydrogenase (NADP(+)) yields the protein MTTIAPASAVVLQPTTDAELENLLAAAQTAAAPLAAFRPAERAVLLDAVADALDAAAGQLIPVAERETHLPEARLRGELKRTTFQLRLFGEELRDGGYLAARIDHADADWSMGAPRPDLRRVRVPVGPVVVFAASNFPFAFSVAGGDTASALAAGSPVLLKAHSGHPGLSRLTAEVVTSALHQAGAPDGTFALIAGTSAGAAALRDPRVKAGAFTGSIPGGRALFDIANSRPDPIPFFGELGSNNPAFVTEGAASERGAEIAQGFVSSFTMGAGQFCTKPGTLFVPAASGMVEALREAALPPAAPLLNERIQSGYADVLTNLQSNPRLTVLAQGAGPLADPPAPTLLLTTAADMLSEPHALQTECFGPAAVVVTYDDESQLAELAETFEGQLTATVHGTDSCQVAELVEVLARKAGRVVWNQWPTGVSVTHAQQHGGPYPATTAAGSTSVGTAAIERFLRPVAYQGFPQHLLPEALRGDNPLGVPRLVDGRREA from the coding sequence ATGACCACGATCGCCCCGGCCTCCGCCGTCGTACTCCAGCCCACCACCGACGCCGAGCTGGAAAACCTGCTGGCAGCAGCTCAAACGGCGGCGGCGCCGCTCGCCGCATTCCGTCCCGCCGAGCGCGCCGTACTGCTCGACGCCGTTGCCGACGCCTTGGATGCTGCCGCCGGCCAGCTCATTCCCGTAGCCGAACGGGAGACCCACCTGCCCGAGGCGCGGCTGCGGGGAGAGCTCAAGCGCACCACCTTCCAGCTCCGGCTCTTCGGGGAGGAATTGCGCGACGGCGGCTACCTTGCCGCTCGCATCGACCATGCCGACGCCGACTGGTCCATGGGCGCGCCGCGACCGGACCTGCGGCGAGTTCGCGTGCCGGTGGGACCCGTGGTGGTGTTCGCGGCCAGCAACTTTCCCTTCGCGTTCTCCGTTGCCGGCGGCGACACCGCCTCGGCGCTGGCCGCAGGCAGCCCGGTACTGCTCAAGGCCCACTCCGGCCACCCCGGGTTGTCCCGGCTCACGGCCGAGGTGGTGACCTCCGCGCTCCACCAGGCCGGGGCTCCCGACGGCACGTTCGCACTCATCGCCGGGACCTCCGCGGGAGCCGCAGCACTGCGCGACCCGCGGGTCAAGGCCGGCGCTTTCACCGGGTCCATCCCGGGCGGCCGCGCACTGTTCGACATAGCGAATTCCCGGCCGGACCCCATCCCCTTCTTCGGGGAACTGGGCAGCAACAACCCTGCCTTCGTCACCGAGGGTGCAGCCAGCGAGCGTGGTGCGGAGATCGCCCAGGGGTTCGTGAGCTCCTTCACCATGGGGGCCGGACAATTCTGCACCAAGCCCGGGACGCTCTTCGTTCCGGCTGCATCCGGCATGGTGGAGGCCCTGCGAGAGGCCGCCCTGCCGCCGGCCGCGCCCCTGCTCAATGAACGGATCCAGTCCGGCTACGCCGATGTCCTGACGAACCTGCAGTCAAATCCGCGCCTCACGGTGCTGGCGCAGGGCGCAGGCCCGCTGGCCGATCCGCCGGCTCCGACGCTGCTCCTCACGACGGCGGCGGACATGCTCTCGGAGCCGCACGCCCTCCAGACCGAATGCTTCGGACCCGCCGCCGTAGTGGTTACCTACGACGACGAGTCCCAACTCGCCGAGCTCGCCGAGACCTTCGAGGGTCAACTGACCGCGACCGTTCATGGAACTGATTCCTGCCAGGTGGCCGAACTTGTGGAGGTCCTGGCCCGCAAGGCGGGACGGGTGGTCTGGAACCAGTGGCCGACAGGTGTCTCGGTGACCCACGCGCAGCAGCATGGCGGACCGTACCCGGCAACCACAGCGGCCGGAAGCACCTCCGTTGGAACCGCCGCGATCGAGCGCTTCCTGCGGCCGGTCGCGTACCAGGGCTTCCCCCAGCACCTCCTGCCGGAGGCACTGCGCGGGGACAATCCCCTCGGAGTTCCCCGGCTGGTGGACGGCCGGCGGGAGGCGTAG
- a CDS encoding SRPBCC family protein, with protein sequence MVDVATEIEIRRPRDVVSAYAGNPDNAPDWYSNIKGVNWETAPPLVQGSKVAFRAQFMGKALDYVYEFTELDPGRKLVMRTAQGPFPMQTTYTWADAGNGSTHMTLRNTGTPAGFSAVASLVIAPMMRRAMRKDLTKLKALLEA encoded by the coding sequence ATGGTTGATGTAGCGACGGAGATCGAGATCCGCCGCCCGCGCGACGTCGTGTCCGCCTATGCGGGAAATCCGGACAACGCGCCGGACTGGTACTCGAACATTAAGGGCGTCAACTGGGAAACGGCTCCGCCGTTGGTCCAGGGGTCCAAGGTGGCGTTCAGGGCGCAGTTCATGGGCAAAGCGCTGGACTACGTCTATGAATTTACCGAACTTGATCCGGGCAGGAAGCTGGTCATGCGCACCGCGCAAGGGCCCTTCCCGATGCAGACAACGTACACCTGGGCCGACGCCGGCAACGGATCCACGCATATGACGCTGCGCAACACCGGAACGCCGGCGGGTTTCTCCGCCGTCGCCAGCCTGGTCATTGCTCCCATGATGCGCCGTGCCATGCGCAAGGACCTCACGAAACTCAAGGCGCTCCTCGAAGCCTGA
- the arfB gene encoding alternative ribosome rescue aminoacyl-tRNA hydrolase ArfB — protein MDLEVSPALTIPTSELGWRFSRSSGPGGQHVNTTDSRVELSWNISDSTALSDGQRLMLLTRLGRRIIAGVITVTASERRSQLRNREIALAKLADLLAEGLAPETVPRRATKPTRGSNRRRLAAKEQRAATKRQRQRPSAE, from the coding sequence ATGGATCTGGAGGTGTCGCCCGCGCTCACGATTCCCACGTCGGAACTCGGCTGGCGGTTCTCGCGTTCATCCGGCCCAGGCGGTCAACACGTCAACACCACGGACAGCCGCGTCGAGCTCTCCTGGAATATCAGCGACTCTACGGCCCTTTCCGATGGCCAACGGCTGATGCTGCTCACGCGTCTCGGCCGACGAATCATCGCCGGGGTGATCACCGTAACTGCCTCCGAGAGGCGCTCCCAGCTACGCAATCGCGAGATCGCCCTCGCCAAGCTGGCCGACCTCCTGGCAGAGGGTCTCGCTCCCGAAACGGTTCCCCGCCGGGCGACCAAACCCACCCGCGGCTCCAACCGTCGGCGCCTCGCCGCAAAGGAACAACGGGCGGCCACGAAACGGCAACGACAACGACCGTCCGCCGAGTAG